Genomic window (Subtercola endophyticus):
CGATGGGGCCGAGAGCGGCACCGCCGGCGAATCCGGCCGACCAGATGGCAATGGCGAGCCGACGCTGACCGCGGTCGGCGAAGATGCTGCGCAACAGCGACAGGGTGGACGGCATGAGCATGGCACCGAAGAAGGCGAGCGCCCCGCGCGCGGCGATGAGCAACTCGGGGGTCGGCGCGAACGCGGCGACGACCGAGACGGCGCCGAACCCGACCGCGCCGATGAGCAGCAGCTTGCGGCGGCCGATGCGGTCGCCGACGTTACCCATGGCGACGAGCAGGCCGGCGAGCACGAGCGGGTAGGTGTCGATGATCCAGAGCTGGGCGGCGGCCGTCGGATGCAGCGACTCGGAGATGACGGGCAGCGCGAAGCTCAGCACGGTGTTGTCGACCGAGATGAGCAGAACCGGCAGCATGAGCACAGCGAGCGCGAGCCAGCCGCGCTTGCCGACGCGCAGGTTCGGAATGTTCGAGGGCTGAGCTGGGCGTCGCGCAGGCGTGGTGCGCGCGGGCGCAGTGCGTGCAGGGACGGTGATGGGACGGGTGGCGGTGGAGCTGGACATGACGTGTTTCCTGAAGATCGGGTGTTGAGACTTTAGTATACCGTCCAGTCGGTACAGTAGCAAACGATCTGCGACTCGGTGCCTGCTTTGCGAGCAAACTGGTGACACGTACGTAAGGTAAAGAGACACATTGGGGTGTAATCTGAGGGGATCTCATGAAATCAATGAATCGACTCACACGTAATGCGGTGGCCGCGATGGCGGCGTGCACCGCTCTCGTGATGGCGGGCGGCCTCTCGCTCGACGCCGCGGTGGCTGCTCCGACGACGGCGACCGCTGCTTCGTCGACGGTGCAGATCTCGGCCACGCCGGCACCGGCCCCCACGCCCTCCGCCGCGTCGGCCCCGAAGGTTGCGCCTTCGCCATCCGTAACCCCCTCAGCGTCGGCCACGCCGCCCGCTGCGACGGCGCCGATCGCACCGACACCCGCACCCCCGGTGACATCCACAGCCACAGCGACGCCGACGCCGACACCCACGCCGACGAGCGGCAGTGCATCCACTGACGTGCCCACCGACGGCGTCGCAGGCGACCCCACGCTCGAGCAGATGAACGAGGCGCACAACCACTCGATGGGGTCGACCATCAGCGCCAACGAGCCCGCCGCATCCGGGCCGAAGACCTTCTCGCGGCAGGCCCAGGCCGTGCCTAACGCCGCGACTGGTACCGCGACCACCCAGGGCCTGGATATCAGCGGCTGGCAGCCCACGGTCGACTGGAACACCGTCTGGGCGAACGGGGCGCGGTTCGTCTACATCAAGGCGACCGAGAGCGACGACTACACCAGCAGCTACTTCGCGAACCAGTGGGCCGGCGCCACGAACGTCGGAATGGTACGCGGGGCCTACCACTTCGCCAACCCGTACGAGTCGAGCGGGGCCACGCAGGCCAGCTACTTCGTGGCGCACGGCGGTGGCTGGAGTGTCGACGGCAAGACGCTGCCGCCCATGCTCGACATCGAATACGACCCCTACACGGGCTCCGATCACACAAACGCCTGTTACGGGCTGAGCGCGTCGGCCATGATCGCCTGGATTCACGACTTCTCGAATACCGTGCGAGCCAAGACGGGCACGTTGCCCATGATCTACACCACCACGGGCTGGTGGCGCACCTGCACCGGCAACTCCTCGGAGTTCGGCGCGAATCCGTTGTTCATCGCGTATTGGCCGAGCAGCATCTCGGTCGGTGCCGGAACACTTCCGGCCGGCTGGAGCAGCTATGCGATGTGGCAGTACGCCGACTCCGGCATCTTTCCCGGCGATCAAGATCTCTTCAACGGCAGCCTCGACGCGCTGAAGTCGTTCGCCTCGAAGGGCTCGAACGGCGGTGCCGTCGGCAGCCTGGTGAACGGATCGTTCGAGAACTCGACCACGGGCTGGTTTCCCGGCAACGGACCGGTGAATCAACTGATCTACACCGATCCCTCCGCCGCTGAAGATGGTTCGTCGTTCTTGGCGTCGAACACGGCGGTTCCCTGGCACTCCATGGCGCAAGACGTGCAGAGAACGATGAGCGTCGGCGAGCAGGCAACCGCAACAGTCTGGCTTCGAGCGGCATGGGGCACCTTCAGCGGTCAATTCACCCTCTGGGGTATAGGCAACACCCAGGAGTCTGCATCGACGCCGTTCACCGTCGGCACCACCTGGCAGCAGGTCACTGTGCGGCTACCGATCGTGTCGTCGTCGCACTCCTCACTGCGTTTCGAGGTCTACATGACGACCACCGGCGACACCCTGTTTCTCGACAACGCGGCGCTGAGCTTCGGCGCCGCACCGGTGGCTCCCGTCTCACGCCCGTCTGAGAACCTCCTCTCGAACCCAGGCTTCGAGGGCCAGCTCGGCGGCTGGATTCCGGGCAACGGCGACATCAACCGGGCCGTCTGGCAAGACGCCTCGGTAGCGCATTCCGGCACCTGGTTCGGGGCCGCGAACACCGCCACGCCCGCGCATTCGCTCGCCCAGCAGGTGCCGGCGAGCCCCGGCATCGGAGACGACTACGTCATTTCGATCTGGGTGAGGGCGGGAGGCGGCGTCAACCAGCCCTTCAGCGGTCGGCTGGCGCTCTGGGGCCTCGGCGGCGGCGCGAATATCTCGAACGGCGCAGACTTCACCGCGACGTCGCAGTGGACGCAGGTGTCGGTCACCCTGAACGTCACGCGCGGCGACGTGACCGTGCTGAAGCCCGAGATCTATCTCTTCACCACGGGAATCAACCTGCTCGTCGACGATGCGTCACTGACCCACAAGCTCCTGCGATCCGGGTCGTTCGAGGGCAATTCGTTCTCGGGCTGGAGCACCAGCGCCAGCACGATGAACTGGGCGCTCTTCACGGGGCCGCAGACCGGCGTCACGCCGGAAGACGGCAGCTACTTTCTCGCCAGCAACACGAGCGTGAACGGTAACTCGCTCTCACAGCAGATCGCGCGCACCACCAACGTCGGGGAGACGTACACCGCAGAGGTCTGGGTGCGATCGTTCAACCCGAACCAGACCTTCAGTGGCACCCTGGCGCTGTGGGGGCTCGGCGGCGCAACTGAGGGCACCTCGACCGACTTCACCGCGAGCGGCACGTGGACCAAAGTGACCGTCACTCTTCCCATCACGAATGCCGGGCACACACAGCTGAAGTTCGAGGTCTACGAGCGGTCGACGGGGCAGCTGCTGCTTCTCGACGGGGCGCAGGTGTACTGACGCGGTCCGAGCCCGCGAGGCTCAGCAGATCGTCATATCGGGCGTGATACTGTGAAGAGTGACCCTCACTGACAAAACCTCACTTAGCACGCGCTCGAGGGTGATCCGCGAGATCGTCAGCGCGATTCTCGCCGCCGTGATCTCGGTGGCAGGGGCCATCATCGCTCTTCGCATCAGCCCCACCGACATGATGCAGCGCTGGCAGATCAGCAGCCCCGACGGGGTGCTGCATTATCTGCTCTTCGTGAACAGTACGCAGACGTTCTCGTACACGACGAACCCGAACCTGGGATTCCCGTCGGGTCTCGACGCCTTCTTCGTGGCGCAGGTCGACATGCAATCGGCACTCGCCATGAGCGTGCTGGCCGCCATCGTGCACAACGGAATCCTGTCGCACAACCTCTACGTTCTCGGCACGTTCGCGCTCGTCGCCCTGGGTGGGTACGCCTTCTTCCGGGCCCTGCGCATCCGGCGTTGGCTGTCGGTGCTGTTCGCGGTGATCTTCAGCCTCGCGCCCTATCACTTTCTGCGCGTCTGGTACGGGCACACGTTCATCGAGAACTACTGGATCGTGCCGCTCGCCGGCATTCTCGTGCTCATCGCCGCCGGGCCGCGAACGAACCCGTTCACCGCCTGGGCGGCACGCGCCTCGTCGCGCCGCGGGCGAATCGTGCGCACGGCGTTGCCCCCGGTCATCCT
Coding sequences:
- a CDS encoding GH25 family lysozyme encodes the protein MNRLTRNAVAAMAACTALVMAGGLSLDAAVAAPTTATAASSTVQISATPAPAPTPSAASAPKVAPSPSVTPSASATPPAATAPIAPTPAPPVTSTATATPTPTPTPTSGSASTDVPTDGVAGDPTLEQMNEAHNHSMGSTISANEPAASGPKTFSRQAQAVPNAATGTATTQGLDISGWQPTVDWNTVWANGARFVYIKATESDDYTSSYFANQWAGATNVGMVRGAYHFANPYESSGATQASYFVAHGGGWSVDGKTLPPMLDIEYDPYTGSDHTNACYGLSASAMIAWIHDFSNTVRAKTGTLPMIYTTTGWWRTCTGNSSEFGANPLFIAYWPSSISVGAGTLPAGWSSYAMWQYADSGIFPGDQDLFNGSLDALKSFASKGSNGGAVGSLVNGSFENSTTGWFPGNGPVNQLIYTDPSAAEDGSSFLASNTAVPWHSMAQDVQRTMSVGEQATATVWLRAAWGTFSGQFTLWGIGNTQESASTPFTVGTTWQQVTVRLPIVSSSHSSLRFEVYMTTTGDTLFLDNAALSFGAAPVAPVSRPSENLLSNPGFEGQLGGWIPGNGDINRAVWQDASVAHSGTWFGAANTATPAHSLAQQVPASPGIGDDYVISIWVRAGGGVNQPFSGRLALWGLGGGANISNGADFTATSQWTQVSVTLNVTRGDVTVLKPEIYLFTTGINLLVDDASLTHKLLRSGSFEGNSFSGWSTSASTMNWALFTGPQTGVTPEDGSYFLASNTSVNGNSLSQQIARTTNVGETYTAEVWVRSFNPNQTFSGTLALWGLGGATEGTSTDFTASGTWTKVTVTLPITNAGHTQLKFEVYERSTGQLLLLDGAQVY